One window of Quercus robur chromosome 5, dhQueRobu3.1, whole genome shotgun sequence genomic DNA carries:
- the LOC126728297 gene encoding uncharacterized protein LOC126728297: MRWFNSLKKNSIDSYKQLTQVFCSRFITNSRVPRPLSSLLTLSMHERETLKAYSDRYWEMYNEMDDNHDDVAISTFKSGLPTKHGLRKSLTGKPVTNVCQLMDRIDKYKRVEEDQLQGKGKEKIIPHKGNDYRLERYNSNHPRRDFARQSGPTNVQAVNAIFREPVQQVLEKVKNEPFFKWPNKMAGDSSKRNQSLYCQYHQDHGHTTEDCRNLWNYLDQLV, from the coding sequence atgagatggttcaatagCTTGAAGAAGAACTCCATAGACTCCTATAAGCAGCTCACCCAAGTTTTTTGCTCTCGTTTTATCACGAAcagcagggttcctcggcctttgaGTTCATTGTTGACATTATCCATGCACGAAAGGGAAACCTTAAAGGCATATTCGGATAGGTACTGGGAGATGTACAACGAGATGGATGATAACCACGACGACGTTGCCATCAGCACGTTTAAAAGTGGTCTCCCCACTAAGCATGGTTTAAGGAAGTCCCTAACTGGTAAACCCGTTACCAACGTTTGTCAACTGATGGACAGGATTGACAAatacaaaagggtggaagagGACCAGCTacaagggaaaggaaaggagaagatcatcCCTCACAAGGGGAATGATTATAGGTTGGAACGATACAACAGTAACCATCCGAGGAGGGATTTTGCGAGACAATCTGGACCAACCAACGTGCAAGCAGTTAATGCCATATTCAGAGAGCCGGTGCAACAAGTTTTGGAGAAAGTCAAGAACGAGCCTTTCTTCAAGTGGCCGAATAAAATGGCTGGAGACTCCTCAAAGCGCAACCAGAGTCTATATTGTCAATACCACCAAGATCACGGACATACCACTGAAGATTGCAGGAACCTTTGGAACTACTTGGATCAGTTGGTCTGA